In one window of Apis mellifera strain DH4 linkage group LG12, Amel_HAv3.1, whole genome shotgun sequence DNA:
- the LOC552742 gene encoding integrin alpha-PS1 isoform X4, protein MLIGAPLDENRQPKTNKSGALWQCPITTYKTDCIQVITDGRLNVESDDLIPPGNDEIKNNQWLGVTVRSQGIGGKVMVCAHRHIVRTADSQWGQGQCYILTQDLKYQDLKKPCSGKPTNKAHEQFGYCQAGTSGVLTSEDRVVIGTPGPHTWRGTLYLFTISDDFLNRDNTVYNAPMQDSSPVSKYSYLGMSVTVGNFFGTGLAYAAGAPRSNGTGQVILLTRRDNKPDMDVAFILDGEQFASSFGYEITSADVNGDKISDLIIAAPFYFNKAEGGAVYVYTTLQKSYKEYEKSKPIKLVGREESRFGFALTNLGDLNKDGYDDIAIGAPYEKKGTVYIYLGSKNGIITIPSQVIHAEDMPEPLQTFGYSLSGGIDMDQNGYSDLLVGAYENDAVALLRSKKIIDITTYIRYLKKDGTFQEKIEPIDPNKFGCSADPHSNHTCFSFEACCKTESLVKEEDMQNLKLNYYIEAETYTGIKKFSRVWFGAGYSRLHYVNRTVNLDRKFEHCQKEIIYLKENTRDIQSPIKFRLNYSLIQEEPVMPSEGEPLPDIKNYPILNQQEAARVFEATFQKDCGNNDICESDLQVKARLNLSASSVKPNFYELLLGEKEEVVVDVNVSNIGESAYEAQLFILHSQSLNYIASKSNDSVICNLYNSSTVSCSIGNPFKKDKLVNIQVRFDPKELEDNKSQLEFLIFANSTSKEIKEKEPIKLQATILKQAELSIKGSAKIQWAVYGGPIIGESAIKHLNEVGPKVSHVYEVFNEGPWRVSSLEVRISWPYEVANDKAHGKWLLYLEEIPIVQASGDGECILPPGHIVNPLKLQDSISYDDIDVFQSAISTSLTLPHNHTIRIRNRRDTEKVVNTRTIIDKDGHRHQVVSMNCKAGTAKCFDITCFIYNLQRKQEAIITVKARLWNSTLVEDYPKVDKVKIGSNARIIIPPNVIIQQENLKDDYAIAETIVYPDILDHQDVEPVPIWIIIVAVVAGLLLFILLTLVLRKLGFFKRRRPDPTLSGNLEKHRDDNPESEALFKRQIL, encoded by the exons ATGTTAATTGGAGCTCCTTTAGATGAAAATAGACAACcaaaaactaataaatctGGTGCATTATGGCAATGTCCTATAACAACATATAAAACAGATTGCATTCAAGTGATTACAGATGGACGATTAA atGTTGAATCTGATGACTTAATACCACCAGgtaatgatgaaattaaaaataatcagtgGTTAGGAGTAACAGTACGTAGTCAAGGCATTGGTGGTAAAGTAATG gtTTGTGCTCATAGACATATTGTAAGAACAGCAGATTCTCAATGGGGTCAAGGACAATGTTATATATTGACACAAGATCTAAAAtatcaagatttaaaaaaacctTGTTCTGGAAAACCTACAAACaa AGCACATGAACAATTTGGATATTGTCAAGCAGGAACTAGTGGTGTACTTACTTCAGAGGATCGTGTTGTTATTGGCACTCCTGGTCCACACACTTGGAGAGGaactttatatctttttacaatttcagatgattttttaaatagagatAATACAGTTTATAATGCTCCAATGCAAGATTCTTCCCCCGTTAGTAAATATAGTTATttag GAATGTCTGTTACTGTGGGTAATTTCTTTGGTACTGGATTAGCTTATGCTGCTGGAGCTCCACGTTCAAACGGTACAGGTCAAGTTATTTTACTTACACGACGCGATAATAAGCCAGATATGGATGTTGCTTTTATATTGGATGGTGAACAATTTGCTTCAAGTTTTGGATACGAAATTACTTCTGCAGATGTTAATGGAgacaa AATTAGCGATCTTATTATAGCTGccccattttattttaataaagcagAGGGAGGTgcagtatatgtatatactacattacaaaaatcttataaagaatatgaaaaaagtaaaCCCATTAAACTTGTTGGACGTGAAGAATCAAG atttggATTTGCTTTAACAAATTTGGGAGATTTAAATAAGGATGGATATGATGATATTGCTATTGGAGCAccatatgaaaaaaaaggaacagtttatatatatcttggttcaaaaaatggaataatcacAATACCATCACAG gtTATTCATGCAGAAGATATGCCAGAACCATTACAAACATTTGGTTATTCATTAAGTGGTGGAATTGATATGGATCAAAATGGATATTCTGATTTATTAGTAGGAGCCTATGAAAATGATGCTGTAGCActtcttcgttcgaaaaaaataattgatattactaCTTATAtccgatatttaaaaaaagatggtacatttcaagaaaaaatagaaccCATAGATCCTAATAAATTTGGATGTTCAGCAGATCCTCATTCAAATCATACatg ttTTTCATTTGAAGCTTGTTGCAAAACAGAATCTTtagtaaaagaagaagatatgcaaaatttaaaattaaattattatattgaagcAGAAACTTATactggaattaaaaaattttctagagTTTGGTTTGGAGCTGGATATTCTCGTCTACATTATGTAAATCGTACTGTCAATTTAGATAGAAAGTTTGAACATtgtcaaaaagaaattatttatttaaaa gaaaatacACGTGATATTCAATCACCTATTAAATTTcgcttaaattattcattaattcaagAAGAACCAGTTATGCCATCTGAAGGAGAACCTTTacctgatataaaaaattatcctatATTAAATCAACAGGAAGCTGCTCGTGTATTTGAAGCaacttttcaaaaagattgtggtaataatgatatttgcgAAAGTGATTTACAAGTAAAAgctcgattaaatttatcag cttCTTCTGTAAAACCAAATTTCTATGAACTTCTTttgggagaaaaagaagaagttgtAGTGGATGTAAATGTATCCAACATTGGGGAATCTGCATACGAAGCtcaattattcattcttcattcacaaagtttaaattatattgctaGCAAAAGTAATGATtctgtaatttgtaatttatataattcaagtaCAGTAAGTTGCTCCATTGGAAACCCTTTTAAAAAAGACAAACTAGTAAATATACAAGTAAGATTTGATCCCAAAGAATTAGAAGATAATAAATCACAATtagaatttctaatatttgcgAATTCCActtcaaaagaaataaaagaaaaagaacctataaaattacaagcaacaatattaaaacaagcagaattatcaattaaagg aagtgCAAAAATTCAGTGGGCTGTATATGGTGGACCAATTATAGGTGAATCTgctattaaacatttaaatgaaGTAGGACCTAAAGTATCACATGTATACGAAGTATTTAATGAAGGTCCATGGAGAGTAAGTAGTTTAGAAGTTCGCATTTCATGGCCTTATGAAGTTGCAAATGATAAAGCCCATGGTAAATggcttttatatttagaagaaatacCAATTGTTCAAg CTTCAGGTGATGGTGAATGTATATTACCACCAGGACATATAGTGAATCctttaaaattacaagataGTATTAGTTATGATGATATAGATGTATTTCAATCTGCAATATCTACTTCACTTACATTACCACATAATCATACAATTCGTATAAGAAATAGACGAGATACGGAAAAAGTTGTCAATACACGAACTATTATTGATAAAGATGGTCATAGACATCAAGTAGTTTCCatg aattgtaAAGCAGGAACTGCAAAATGTTTTGATATTACATgctttatatacaatttgcaAAGAAAACAAGAAGCAATTATAACTGTTAAAGCAag acTATGGAATTCTACTCTTGTAGAAGATTATCCAAAAgtagataaagtaaaaattggtTCTAAtgcaagaataattattcctcCAAATGTCATAATAcaacaagaaaatttaaaagatgattATGCAAtt gcTGAGACAATTGTATATCCAGATATTCTTGATCACCAAGATGTCGAACCAGTACCAATATGGATAATCATAGTAGCTGTTGTAGcaggtttattattatttattttacttactttAGTTCTTCGAAAACtaggattttttaaaagacGACGACCAGATCCGACTTTATCAGGAAATCTTGAAAAACATAGAGATGATAATCCAGAAAGTGAAGCATTATTTAAACGCcagatattataa
- the LOC552742 gene encoding integrin alpha-PS1 isoform X3: protein MLIGAPLDENRQPKTNKSGALWQCPITTYKTDCIQVITDGRLTEGNLYDTNVESDDLIPPGNDEIKNNQWLGVTVRSQGIGGKVMVCAHRHIVRTADSQWGQGQCYILTQDLKYQDLKKPCSGKPTNKAHEQFGYCQAGTSGVLTSEDRVVIGTPGPHTWRGTLYLFTISDDFLNRDNTVYNAPMQDSSPVSKYSYLGMSVTVGNFFGTGLAYAAGAPRSNGTGQVILLTRRDNKPDMDVAFILDGEQFASSFGYEITSADVNGDKISDLIIAAPFYFNKAEGGAVYVYTTLQKSYKEYEKSKPIKLVGREESRFGFALTNLGDLNKDGYDDIAIGAPYEKKGTVYIYLGSKNGIITIPSQVIHAEDMPEPLQTFGYSLSGGIDMDQNGYSDLLVGAYENDAVALLRSKKIIDITTYIRYLKKDGTFQEKIEPIDPNKFGCSADPHSNHTCFSFEACCKTESLVKEEDMQNLKLNYYIEAETYTGIKKFSRVWFGAGYSRLHYVNRTVNLDRKFEHCQKEIIYLKENTRDIQSPIKFRLNYSLIQEEPVMPSEGEPLPDIKNYPILNQQEAARVFEATFQKDCGNNDICESDLQVKARLNLSASSVKPNFYELLLGEKEEVVVDVNVSNIGESAYEAQLFILHSQSLNYIASKSNDSVICNLYNSSTVSCSIGNPFKKDKLVNIQVRFDPKELEDNKSQLEFLIFANSTSKEIKEKEPIKLQATILKQAELSIKGSAKIQWAVYGGPIIGESAIKHLNEVGPKVSHVYEVFNEGPWRVSSLEVRISWPYEVANDKAHGKWLLYLEEIPIVQASGDGECILPPGHIVNPLKLQDSISYDDIDVFQSAISTSLTLPHNHTIRIRNRRDTEKVVNTRTIIDKDGHRHQVVSMNCKAGTAKCFDITCFIYNLQRKQEAIITVKARLWNSTLVEDYPKVDKVKIGSNARIIIPPNVIIQQENLKDDYAIAETIVYPDILDHQDVEPVPIWIIIVAVVAGLLLFILLTLVLRKLGFFKRRRPDPTLSGNLEKHRDDNPESEALFKRQIL, encoded by the exons ATGTTAATTGGAGCTCCTTTAGATGAAAATAGACAACcaaaaactaataaatctGGTGCATTATGGCAATGTCCTATAACAACATATAAAACAGATTGCATTCAAGTGATTACAGATGGACGATTAA CAGAAGGAAATCTGTATGACACAA atGTTGAATCTGATGACTTAATACCACCAGgtaatgatgaaattaaaaataatcagtgGTTAGGAGTAACAGTACGTAGTCAAGGCATTGGTGGTAAAGTAATG gtTTGTGCTCATAGACATATTGTAAGAACAGCAGATTCTCAATGGGGTCAAGGACAATGTTATATATTGACACAAGATCTAAAAtatcaagatttaaaaaaacctTGTTCTGGAAAACCTACAAACaa AGCACATGAACAATTTGGATATTGTCAAGCAGGAACTAGTGGTGTACTTACTTCAGAGGATCGTGTTGTTATTGGCACTCCTGGTCCACACACTTGGAGAGGaactttatatctttttacaatttcagatgattttttaaatagagatAATACAGTTTATAATGCTCCAATGCAAGATTCTTCCCCCGTTAGTAAATATAGTTATttag GAATGTCTGTTACTGTGGGTAATTTCTTTGGTACTGGATTAGCTTATGCTGCTGGAGCTCCACGTTCAAACGGTACAGGTCAAGTTATTTTACTTACACGACGCGATAATAAGCCAGATATGGATGTTGCTTTTATATTGGATGGTGAACAATTTGCTTCAAGTTTTGGATACGAAATTACTTCTGCAGATGTTAATGGAgacaa AATTAGCGATCTTATTATAGCTGccccattttattttaataaagcagAGGGAGGTgcagtatatgtatatactacattacaaaaatcttataaagaatatgaaaaaagtaaaCCCATTAAACTTGTTGGACGTGAAGAATCAAG atttggATTTGCTTTAACAAATTTGGGAGATTTAAATAAGGATGGATATGATGATATTGCTATTGGAGCAccatatgaaaaaaaaggaacagtttatatatatcttggttcaaaaaatggaataatcacAATACCATCACAG gtTATTCATGCAGAAGATATGCCAGAACCATTACAAACATTTGGTTATTCATTAAGTGGTGGAATTGATATGGATCAAAATGGATATTCTGATTTATTAGTAGGAGCCTATGAAAATGATGCTGTAGCActtcttcgttcgaaaaaaataattgatattactaCTTATAtccgatatttaaaaaaagatggtacatttcaagaaaaaatagaaccCATAGATCCTAATAAATTTGGATGTTCAGCAGATCCTCATTCAAATCATACatg ttTTTCATTTGAAGCTTGTTGCAAAACAGAATCTTtagtaaaagaagaagatatgcaaaatttaaaattaaattattatattgaagcAGAAACTTATactggaattaaaaaattttctagagTTTGGTTTGGAGCTGGATATTCTCGTCTACATTATGTAAATCGTACTGTCAATTTAGATAGAAAGTTTGAACATtgtcaaaaagaaattatttatttaaaa gaaaatacACGTGATATTCAATCACCTATTAAATTTcgcttaaattattcattaattcaagAAGAACCAGTTATGCCATCTGAAGGAGAACCTTTacctgatataaaaaattatcctatATTAAATCAACAGGAAGCTGCTCGTGTATTTGAAGCaacttttcaaaaagattgtggtaataatgatatttgcgAAAGTGATTTACAAGTAAAAgctcgattaaatttatcag cttCTTCTGTAAAACCAAATTTCTATGAACTTCTTttgggagaaaaagaagaagttgtAGTGGATGTAAATGTATCCAACATTGGGGAATCTGCATACGAAGCtcaattattcattcttcattcacaaagtttaaattatattgctaGCAAAAGTAATGATtctgtaatttgtaatttatataattcaagtaCAGTAAGTTGCTCCATTGGAAACCCTTTTAAAAAAGACAAACTAGTAAATATACAAGTAAGATTTGATCCCAAAGAATTAGAAGATAATAAATCACAATtagaatttctaatatttgcgAATTCCActtcaaaagaaataaaagaaaaagaacctataaaattacaagcaacaatattaaaacaagcagaattatcaattaaagg aagtgCAAAAATTCAGTGGGCTGTATATGGTGGACCAATTATAGGTGAATCTgctattaaacatttaaatgaaGTAGGACCTAAAGTATCACATGTATACGAAGTATTTAATGAAGGTCCATGGAGAGTAAGTAGTTTAGAAGTTCGCATTTCATGGCCTTATGAAGTTGCAAATGATAAAGCCCATGGTAAATggcttttatatttagaagaaatacCAATTGTTCAAg CTTCAGGTGATGGTGAATGTATATTACCACCAGGACATATAGTGAATCctttaaaattacaagataGTATTAGTTATGATGATATAGATGTATTTCAATCTGCAATATCTACTTCACTTACATTACCACATAATCATACAATTCGTATAAGAAATAGACGAGATACGGAAAAAGTTGTCAATACACGAACTATTATTGATAAAGATGGTCATAGACATCAAGTAGTTTCCatg aattgtaAAGCAGGAACTGCAAAATGTTTTGATATTACATgctttatatacaatttgcaAAGAAAACAAGAAGCAATTATAACTGTTAAAGCAag acTATGGAATTCTACTCTTGTAGAAGATTATCCAAAAgtagataaagtaaaaattggtTCTAAtgcaagaataattattcctcCAAATGTCATAATAcaacaagaaaatttaaaagatgattATGCAAtt gcTGAGACAATTGTATATCCAGATATTCTTGATCACCAAGATGTCGAACCAGTACCAATATGGATAATCATAGTAGCTGTTGTAGcaggtttattattatttattttacttactttAGTTCTTCGAAAACtaggattttttaaaagacGACGACCAGATCCGACTTTATCAGGAAATCTTGAAAAACATAGAGATGATAATCCAGAAAGTGAAGCATTATTTAAACGCcagatattataa
- the LOC552742 gene encoding integrin alpha-PS1 isoform X1 encodes MRCYQLILIVLDVCLIYSFNLEPRIPVIKKGLNGSYFGYSVAEHQEISHDGIEKPKSWMLIGAPLDENRQPKTNKSGALWQCPITTYKTDCIQVITDGRLTEGNLYDTNVESDDLIPPGNDEIKNNQWLGVTVRSQGIGGKVMVCAHRHIVRTADSQWGQGQCYILTQDLKYQDLKKPCSGKPTNKAHEQFGYCQAGTSGVLTSEDRVVIGTPGPHTWRGTLYLFTISDDFLNRDNTVYNAPMQDSSPVSKYSYLGMSVTVGNFFGTGLAYAAGAPRSNGTGQVILLTRRDNKPDMDVAFILDGEQFASSFGYEITSADVNGDKISDLIIAAPFYFNKAEGGAVYVYTTLQKSYKEYEKSKPIKLVGREESRFGFALTNLGDLNKDGYDDIAIGAPYEKKGTVYIYLGSKNGIITIPSQVIHAEDMPEPLQTFGYSLSGGIDMDQNGYSDLLVGAYENDAVALLRSKKIIDITTYIRYLKKDGTFQEKIEPIDPNKFGCSADPHSNHTCFSFEACCKTESLVKEEDMQNLKLNYYIEAETYTGIKKFSRVWFGAGYSRLHYVNRTVNLDRKFEHCQKEIIYLKENTRDIQSPIKFRLNYSLIQEEPVMPSEGEPLPDIKNYPILNQQEAARVFEATFQKDCGNNDICESDLQVKARLNLSASSVKPNFYELLLGEKEEVVVDVNVSNIGESAYEAQLFILHSQSLNYIASKSNDSVICNLYNSSTVSCSIGNPFKKDKLVNIQVRFDPKELEDNKSQLEFLIFANSTSKEIKEKEPIKLQATILKQAELSIKGSAKIQWAVYGGPIIGESAIKHLNEVGPKVSHVYEVFNEGPWRVSSLEVRISWPYEVANDKAHGKWLLYLEEIPIVQASGDGECILPPGHIVNPLKLQDSISYDDIDVFQSAISTSLTLPHNHTIRIRNRRDTEKVVNTRTIIDKDGHRHQVVSMNCKAGTAKCFDITCFIYNLQRKQEAIITVKARLWNSTLVEDYPKVDKVKIGSNARIIIPPNVIIQQENLKDDYAIAETIVYPDILDHQDVEPVPIWIIIVAVVAGLLLFILLTLVLRKLGFFKRRRPDPTLSGNLEKHRDDNPESEALFKRQIL; translated from the exons atgaGATGTtatcaattgattttaatcgttttagACGTATGCTTAATATATAGCTTTAATTTAGAACCAAGAATACctgttattaaaaaaggattaaatGGTTCTTATTTCGGTTATTCCGTAGCCGAGCATCAAGAAATTTCTCACGATGGTATAGAAAAACCGAAAAGCTg GATGTTAATTGGAGCTCCTTTAGATGAAAATAGACAACcaaaaactaataaatctGGTGCATTATGGCAATGTCCTATAACAACATATAAAACAGATTGCATTCAAGTGATTACAGATGGACGATTAA CAGAAGGAAATCTGTATGACACAA atGTTGAATCTGATGACTTAATACCACCAGgtaatgatgaaattaaaaataatcagtgGTTAGGAGTAACAGTACGTAGTCAAGGCATTGGTGGTAAAGTAATG gtTTGTGCTCATAGACATATTGTAAGAACAGCAGATTCTCAATGGGGTCAAGGACAATGTTATATATTGACACAAGATCTAAAAtatcaagatttaaaaaaacctTGTTCTGGAAAACCTACAAACaa AGCACATGAACAATTTGGATATTGTCAAGCAGGAACTAGTGGTGTACTTACTTCAGAGGATCGTGTTGTTATTGGCACTCCTGGTCCACACACTTGGAGAGGaactttatatctttttacaatttcagatgattttttaaatagagatAATACAGTTTATAATGCTCCAATGCAAGATTCTTCCCCCGTTAGTAAATATAGTTATttag GAATGTCTGTTACTGTGGGTAATTTCTTTGGTACTGGATTAGCTTATGCTGCTGGAGCTCCACGTTCAAACGGTACAGGTCAAGTTATTTTACTTACACGACGCGATAATAAGCCAGATATGGATGTTGCTTTTATATTGGATGGTGAACAATTTGCTTCAAGTTTTGGATACGAAATTACTTCTGCAGATGTTAATGGAgacaa AATTAGCGATCTTATTATAGCTGccccattttattttaataaagcagAGGGAGGTgcagtatatgtatatactacattacaaaaatcttataaagaatatgaaaaaagtaaaCCCATTAAACTTGTTGGACGTGAAGAATCAAG atttggATTTGCTTTAACAAATTTGGGAGATTTAAATAAGGATGGATATGATGATATTGCTATTGGAGCAccatatgaaaaaaaaggaacagtttatatatatcttggttcaaaaaatggaataatcacAATACCATCACAG gtTATTCATGCAGAAGATATGCCAGAACCATTACAAACATTTGGTTATTCATTAAGTGGTGGAATTGATATGGATCAAAATGGATATTCTGATTTATTAGTAGGAGCCTATGAAAATGATGCTGTAGCActtcttcgttcgaaaaaaataattgatattactaCTTATAtccgatatttaaaaaaagatggtacatttcaagaaaaaatagaaccCATAGATCCTAATAAATTTGGATGTTCAGCAGATCCTCATTCAAATCATACatg ttTTTCATTTGAAGCTTGTTGCAAAACAGAATCTTtagtaaaagaagaagatatgcaaaatttaaaattaaattattatattgaagcAGAAACTTATactggaattaaaaaattttctagagTTTGGTTTGGAGCTGGATATTCTCGTCTACATTATGTAAATCGTACTGTCAATTTAGATAGAAAGTTTGAACATtgtcaaaaagaaattatttatttaaaa gaaaatacACGTGATATTCAATCACCTATTAAATTTcgcttaaattattcattaattcaagAAGAACCAGTTATGCCATCTGAAGGAGAACCTTTacctgatataaaaaattatcctatATTAAATCAACAGGAAGCTGCTCGTGTATTTGAAGCaacttttcaaaaagattgtggtaataatgatatttgcgAAAGTGATTTACAAGTAAAAgctcgattaaatttatcag cttCTTCTGTAAAACCAAATTTCTATGAACTTCTTttgggagaaaaagaagaagttgtAGTGGATGTAAATGTATCCAACATTGGGGAATCTGCATACGAAGCtcaattattcattcttcattcacaaagtttaaattatattgctaGCAAAAGTAATGATtctgtaatttgtaatttatataattcaagtaCAGTAAGTTGCTCCATTGGAAACCCTTTTAAAAAAGACAAACTAGTAAATATACAAGTAAGATTTGATCCCAAAGAATTAGAAGATAATAAATCACAATtagaatttctaatatttgcgAATTCCActtcaaaagaaataaaagaaaaagaacctataaaattacaagcaacaatattaaaacaagcagaattatcaattaaagg aagtgCAAAAATTCAGTGGGCTGTATATGGTGGACCAATTATAGGTGAATCTgctattaaacatttaaatgaaGTAGGACCTAAAGTATCACATGTATACGAAGTATTTAATGAAGGTCCATGGAGAGTAAGTAGTTTAGAAGTTCGCATTTCATGGCCTTATGAAGTTGCAAATGATAAAGCCCATGGTAAATggcttttatatttagaagaaatacCAATTGTTCAAg CTTCAGGTGATGGTGAATGTATATTACCACCAGGACATATAGTGAATCctttaaaattacaagataGTATTAGTTATGATGATATAGATGTATTTCAATCTGCAATATCTACTTCACTTACATTACCACATAATCATACAATTCGTATAAGAAATAGACGAGATACGGAAAAAGTTGTCAATACACGAACTATTATTGATAAAGATGGTCATAGACATCAAGTAGTTTCCatg aattgtaAAGCAGGAACTGCAAAATGTTTTGATATTACATgctttatatacaatttgcaAAGAAAACAAGAAGCAATTATAACTGTTAAAGCAag acTATGGAATTCTACTCTTGTAGAAGATTATCCAAAAgtagataaagtaaaaattggtTCTAAtgcaagaataattattcctcCAAATGTCATAATAcaacaagaaaatttaaaagatgattATGCAAtt gcTGAGACAATTGTATATCCAGATATTCTTGATCACCAAGATGTCGAACCAGTACCAATATGGATAATCATAGTAGCTGTTGTAGcaggtttattattatttattttacttactttAGTTCTTCGAAAACtaggattttttaaaagacGACGACCAGATCCGACTTTATCAGGAAATCTTGAAAAACATAGAGATGATAATCCAGAAAGTGAAGCATTATTTAAACGCcagatattataa